From a region of the Mytilus galloprovincialis chromosome 3, xbMytGall1.hap1.1, whole genome shotgun sequence genome:
- the LOC143066410 gene encoding uncharacterized protein LOC143066410, whose product MNFNDDTGTRQHGCNVDDDKSTKVYIGNLIDNIGNDKLQREFEKFGQIVKVWIARSPFSRGYAFVDYADPNDAEQAIKEMNGKDIFGGKILVQLSKQDNKKWHPPSSQTKYSDVKYEYEFESASTLNNKRKSRDRSCSRSNDRVSSRYEQSGENLRSSRHPSERFYDRDTVSSRNRHRDSPRRRSRSHDRHSSRQRNRSPDLSPRRRRSTDRNTSGSSEYSNKRLTVDESMIAQIKESVIKEALPQMYSLLFREILLLNDPIKMQNMLQVLPNPSYVQGNTANQINTMATKLPNPGNFLRTTSPGYSGIQTWGSNPSFQYSGPTSSSNLSMNSVFTSSHNLGQQYSMHNTGILSTPSLLNSSSPNTQRKFSSFPQHSTPNSTFLNLKDRQHVLGFNDGKCLTQNQTNYVQYPSKLNEKPYATNNGTTNNQLPKQHLYNTSSQDKHRQLQ is encoded by the exons ATGAATTTCAACGATGATACAGGTACAAGACAGCATGGCTGTAATGTCGACGACGATAAATCAACTAAAGTCTACATCGGAAATCTAATTGATAATATCGGGAACGACAAACTACAGCGAGAGTTTGAAAAATTTGGCCAAATAGTAAAGGTTTGGATAGCTAGAAGTCCCTTCTCTAGGGGATATGCTTTTGTTGACTATGCAGATCCAAATGATGCTGAACAGGCAATTAAAGAGATGAACGGTAAAGACATTTTCGGCGGAAAAATTCTCGTTCAATTGTCAAAACAGGACAATAAAAAATGGCACCCACCAAGTAGTCAAACTAAATATTCAGACGTTAAATACGAGTACGAATTTGAATCTGCAAgcactttaaataataaaagaaaatcacGTGATAGATCATGCAGTCGATCAAATGACAGGGTTTCAAGTAGATATGAACAGTCTGGCGAAAATTTACGTAGCAGTCGACATCCAAGTGAACGATTTTATGACAGAGACACGGTTTCATCTCGAAACCGTCATCGCGATTCACCCCGAAGACGCAGTAGGTCACATGATAGACACTCATCACGACAGCGTAATCGATCGCCCGATCTATCACCAAGGAGAAGGAGATCTACAGACAGAAATACAAGTGGAAGTTCTGAATACAGTAATAAAAGATTGACAGTAGATGAGAGCATGATAGCCCAAATAAAAGAGTCTGTAATAAAAGAAGCATTACCACAAATGTATTCTTTGCTATTCCGGGAGATACTGCTTTTAAATGACCCAATTAAGATGcaaaatatgttacaagtattACCAAATCCATCTTATGTACAGGGAAATACAGCCAATCAAATCAACACTATGGCTACAAAACTTCCTAATCCTGGCAACTTTTTAAGAACTACTAGTCCTGGTTACAGTGGTATTCAAACATGGGGTTCCAACCCTTCATTTCAATACAGCGGACCAACGTCATCTAGCAATTTATCTATGAATTCTGTATTCACGAGCTCTCACAATTTAGGACAGCAATATTCAATGCATAACACAGGGATCCTGTCTACGCCAAGTTTATTAAATTCGTCTTCTCCAAACACTCAAAGGAAATTTTCTTCTTTTCCGCAACATTCTACGCCAAATTCAACGTTTTTAAACTTGAAGGACAGACAACATGTACTTGGCTTTAACGATGGAAAATGTCTTACACAAAACCAAACGAATTATGTTCAATATCCTTCAAAGTTGAATGAAAAGCCCTATGCTACCAACAATGGAACGACAAATAACCAATTACCCAAGCAGCACCTATATAATACTAGTAGTCAGGACAAACACCGCCAGTTGCAG tga